The following coding sequences lie in one Daphnia magna isolate NIES unplaced genomic scaffold, ASM2063170v1.1 Dm_contigs117, whole genome shotgun sequence genomic window:
- the LOC116920887 gene encoding pyrroline-5-carboxylate reductase 2 isoform X6 — translation MFIEEFSAIGCSTTHENAQVVEQADVIIVATKPPLVPKVLTEINPVVNSDNLIVSIAMGIPLINLEQVCVSQSWHCQVSLDAAKENKSHPCNAKYACTVLVRSGASVFSCGTSTRSEDATLTKRLFTAVGLCEEVPEVLIDACTGLSGSGPAYMYIAMEALADGGVKMGIPRDLAYKLSAQTLIGAAKMVLETGRHPGALKDDVCSPAGSTIQAVYFLEKSGFRSSLMEAVQAATLKSKQTGRKE, via the exons ATGTTCATCGAGGAATTCTCG GCCATTGGTTGTTCCACTACACATGAAAACGCGCAG GTCGTCGAGCAGGCAGATGTAATTATTGTCGCGACAAAGCCTCCTTTGGTTCCAAAAGTGCTCACAGAAATAAATCCG GTGGTAAATAGTGACAATCTTATTGTATCCATCGCCATGGGCATTCCTTTGATAAATCTTGAACAGGTGTGTGTATCCCAATCGTGGCATTGCCAAGTTTCTCTAG ATGCTGCCAAGGAAAACAAGAGTCATCCGTGTAATGCCAAATACGCCTGTACG GTTTTAGTTCGTTCTGGGGCGAGCGTGTTTAGCTGCGGAACGTCTACGAGATCTGAAGATGCGACGTTGACCAAGCGCTTATTCACAGCTGTGGGTCTTTGTGAGGAAGTTCCGGAAGT GCTTATTGACGCATGCACAGGCCTTTCTGGATCAGGCCCAGCCTAC ATGTACATAGCTATGGAAGCCTTGGCCGACGGAG GCGTAAAAATGGGAATTCCTAGGGACCTAGCGTACAAACTCTCAGCACAGACATTGATTGGTGCTGCGAAAATGGTCCTTGAAACCGGGCGCCATCCTGGTGCATTGAAAGACGACGTTTGTAGTCCTGCCG GATCCACTATTCAAGCGGTTTATTTCCTGGAAAAATCTGGATTTCGCTCAAGTCTGATGGAGGCAGTCCAAGCCGCAACGCTGAAATCCAAGCAAACGGGAAGAAAAGAGTAA
- the LOC116920887 gene encoding pyrroline-5-carboxylate reductase 3 isoform X1, which translates to MIKEKTLRIGFIGCGKMAQALAKGFIASGITRSENIIGSSPRIDSMFIEEFSAIGCSTTHENAQVVEQADVIIVATKPPLVPKVLTEINPVVNSDNLIVSIAMGIPLINLEQVCVSQSWHCQVSLDAAKENKSHPCNAKYACTVLVRSGASVFSCGTSTRSEDATLTKRLFTAVGLCEEVPEVLIDACTGLSGSGPAYMYIAMEALADGGVKMGIPRDLAYKLSAQTLIGAAKMVLETGRHPGALKDDVCSPAGSTIQAVYFLEKSGFRSSLMEAVQAATLKSKQTGRKE; encoded by the exons ATGATTAAAGAAAAGACTCTTCGAATTGGATTCATTGGTTGTGGAAAGATGGCCCAGGCATTAGCTAAAGGATTTATCGCGTCTG GGATCACACGATCTGAAAATATAATTGGAAGTTCCCCTAGGATAGATTCAATGTTCATCGAGGAATTCTCG GCCATTGGTTGTTCCACTACACATGAAAACGCGCAG GTCGTCGAGCAGGCAGATGTAATTATTGTCGCGACAAAGCCTCCTTTGGTTCCAAAAGTGCTCACAGAAATAAATCCG GTGGTAAATAGTGACAATCTTATTGTATCCATCGCCATGGGCATTCCTTTGATAAATCTTGAACAGGTGTGTGTATCCCAATCGTGGCATTGCCAAGTTTCTCTAG ATGCTGCCAAGGAAAACAAGAGTCATCCGTGTAATGCCAAATACGCCTGTACG GTTTTAGTTCGTTCTGGGGCGAGCGTGTTTAGCTGCGGAACGTCTACGAGATCTGAAGATGCGACGTTGACCAAGCGCTTATTCACAGCTGTGGGTCTTTGTGAGGAAGTTCCGGAAGT GCTTATTGACGCATGCACAGGCCTTTCTGGATCAGGCCCAGCCTAC ATGTACATAGCTATGGAAGCCTTGGCCGACGGAG GCGTAAAAATGGGAATTCCTAGGGACCTAGCGTACAAACTCTCAGCACAGACATTGATTGGTGCTGCGAAAATGGTCCTTGAAACCGGGCGCCATCCTGGTGCATTGAAAGACGACGTTTGTAGTCCTGCCG GATCCACTATTCAAGCGGTTTATTTCCTGGAAAAATCTGGATTTCGCTCAAGTCTGATGGAGGCAGTCCAAGCCGCAACGCTGAAATCCAAGCAAACGGGAAGAAAAGAGTAA
- the LOC116920887 gene encoding pyrroline-5-carboxylate reductase 2 isoform X4: MIKEKTLRIGFIGCGKMAQALAKGFIASGITRSENIIGSSPRIDSMFIEEFSAIGCSTTHENAQVVEQADVIIVATKPPLVPKVLTEINPVVNSDNLIVSIAMGIPLINLEQRKMLYIDAAKENKSHPCNAKYAFRSGASVFSCGTSTRSEDATLTKRLFTAVGLCEEVPEVLIDACTGLSGSGPAYMYIAMEALADGGVKMGIPRDLAYKLSAQTLIGAAKMVLETGRHPGALKDDVCSPAGSTIQAVYFLEKSGFRSSLMEAVQAATLKSKQTGRKE; encoded by the exons ATGATTAAAGAAAAGACTCTTCGAATTGGATTCATTGGTTGTGGAAAGATGGCCCAGGCATTAGCTAAAGGATTTATCGCGTCTG GGATCACACGATCTGAAAATATAATTGGAAGTTCCCCTAGGATAGATTCAATGTTCATCGAGGAATTCTCG GCCATTGGTTGTTCCACTACACATGAAAACGCGCAG GTCGTCGAGCAGGCAGATGTAATTATTGTCGCGACAAAGCCTCCTTTGGTTCCAAAAGTGCTCACAGAAATAAATCCG GTGGTAAATAGTGACAATCTTATTGTATCCATCGCCATGGGCATTCCTTTGATAAATCTTGAACAG CGTAAAATGTTGTATATAGATGCTGCCAAGGAAAACAAGAGTCATCCGTGTAATGCCAAATACGCCT TTCGTTCTGGGGCGAGCGTGTTTAGCTGCGGAACGTCTACGAGATCTGAAGATGCGACGTTGACCAAGCGCTTATTCACAGCTGTGGGTCTTTGTGAGGAAGTTCCGGAAGT GCTTATTGACGCATGCACAGGCCTTTCTGGATCAGGCCCAGCCTAC ATGTACATAGCTATGGAAGCCTTGGCCGACGGAG GCGTAAAAATGGGAATTCCTAGGGACCTAGCGTACAAACTCTCAGCACAGACATTGATTGGTGCTGCGAAAATGGTCCTTGAAACCGGGCGCCATCCTGGTGCATTGAAAGACGACGTTTGTAGTCCTGCCG GATCCACTATTCAAGCGGTTTATTTCCTGGAAAAATCTGGATTTCGCTCAAGTCTGATGGAGGCAGTCCAAGCCGCAACGCTGAAATCCAAGCAAACGGGAAGAAAAGAGTAA
- the LOC116920887 gene encoding pyrroline-5-carboxylate reductase 2 isoform X3 codes for MIKEKTLRIGFIGCGKMAQALAKGFIASGITRSENIIGSSPRIDSMFIEEFSAIGCSTTHENAQVVEQADVIIVATKPPLVPKVLTEINPVVNSDNLIVSIAMGIPLINLEQRKMLYIDAAKENKSHPCNAKYACTVLVRSGASVFSCGTSTRSEDATLTKRLFTAVGLCEEVPEVLIDACTGLSGSGPAYMYIAMEALADGGVKMGIPRDLAYKLSAQTLIGAAKMVLETGRHPGALKDDVCSPAGSTIQAVYFLEKSGFRSSLMEAVQAATLKSKQTGRKE; via the exons ATGATTAAAGAAAAGACTCTTCGAATTGGATTCATTGGTTGTGGAAAGATGGCCCAGGCATTAGCTAAAGGATTTATCGCGTCTG GGATCACACGATCTGAAAATATAATTGGAAGTTCCCCTAGGATAGATTCAATGTTCATCGAGGAATTCTCG GCCATTGGTTGTTCCACTACACATGAAAACGCGCAG GTCGTCGAGCAGGCAGATGTAATTATTGTCGCGACAAAGCCTCCTTTGGTTCCAAAAGTGCTCACAGAAATAAATCCG GTGGTAAATAGTGACAATCTTATTGTATCCATCGCCATGGGCATTCCTTTGATAAATCTTGAACAG CGTAAAATGTTGTATATAGATGCTGCCAAGGAAAACAAGAGTCATCCGTGTAATGCCAAATACGCCTGTACG GTTTTAGTTCGTTCTGGGGCGAGCGTGTTTAGCTGCGGAACGTCTACGAGATCTGAAGATGCGACGTTGACCAAGCGCTTATTCACAGCTGTGGGTCTTTGTGAGGAAGTTCCGGAAGT GCTTATTGACGCATGCACAGGCCTTTCTGGATCAGGCCCAGCCTAC ATGTACATAGCTATGGAAGCCTTGGCCGACGGAG GCGTAAAAATGGGAATTCCTAGGGACCTAGCGTACAAACTCTCAGCACAGACATTGATTGGTGCTGCGAAAATGGTCCTTGAAACCGGGCGCCATCCTGGTGCATTGAAAGACGACGTTTGTAGTCCTGCCG GATCCACTATTCAAGCGGTTTATTTCCTGGAAAAATCTGGATTTCGCTCAAGTCTGATGGAGGCAGTCCAAGCCGCAACGCTGAAATCCAAGCAAACGGGAAGAAAAGAGTAA
- the LOC116920887 gene encoding pyrroline-5-carboxylate reductase 2 isoform X2 produces MIKEKTLRIGFIGCGKMAQALAKGFIASGITRSENIIGSSPRIDSMFIEEFSAIGCSTTHENAQVVEQADVIIVATKPPLVPKVLTEINPVVNSDNLIVSIAMGIPLINLEQVCVSQSWHCQVSLDAAKENKSHPCNAKYAFRSGASVFSCGTSTRSEDATLTKRLFTAVGLCEEVPEVLIDACTGLSGSGPAYMYIAMEALADGGVKMGIPRDLAYKLSAQTLIGAAKMVLETGRHPGALKDDVCSPAGSTIQAVYFLEKSGFRSSLMEAVQAATLKSKQTGRKE; encoded by the exons ATGATTAAAGAAAAGACTCTTCGAATTGGATTCATTGGTTGTGGAAAGATGGCCCAGGCATTAGCTAAAGGATTTATCGCGTCTG GGATCACACGATCTGAAAATATAATTGGAAGTTCCCCTAGGATAGATTCAATGTTCATCGAGGAATTCTCG GCCATTGGTTGTTCCACTACACATGAAAACGCGCAG GTCGTCGAGCAGGCAGATGTAATTATTGTCGCGACAAAGCCTCCTTTGGTTCCAAAAGTGCTCACAGAAATAAATCCG GTGGTAAATAGTGACAATCTTATTGTATCCATCGCCATGGGCATTCCTTTGATAAATCTTGAACAGGTGTGTGTATCCCAATCGTGGCATTGCCAAGTTTCTCTAG ATGCTGCCAAGGAAAACAAGAGTCATCCGTGTAATGCCAAATACGCCT TTCGTTCTGGGGCGAGCGTGTTTAGCTGCGGAACGTCTACGAGATCTGAAGATGCGACGTTGACCAAGCGCTTATTCACAGCTGTGGGTCTTTGTGAGGAAGTTCCGGAAGT GCTTATTGACGCATGCACAGGCCTTTCTGGATCAGGCCCAGCCTAC ATGTACATAGCTATGGAAGCCTTGGCCGACGGAG GCGTAAAAATGGGAATTCCTAGGGACCTAGCGTACAAACTCTCAGCACAGACATTGATTGGTGCTGCGAAAATGGTCCTTGAAACCGGGCGCCATCCTGGTGCATTGAAAGACGACGTTTGTAGTCCTGCCG GATCCACTATTCAAGCGGTTTATTTCCTGGAAAAATCTGGATTTCGCTCAAGTCTGATGGAGGCAGTCCAAGCCGCAACGCTGAAATCCAAGCAAACGGGAAGAAAAGAGTAA
- the LOC116920887 gene encoding pyrroline-5-carboxylate reductase 2 isoform X5, producing MIKEKTLRIGFIGCGKMAQALAKGFIASGITRSENIIGSSPRIDSMFIEEFSAIGCSTTHENAQVVEQADVIIVATKPPLVPKVLTEINPVVNSDNLIVSIAMGIPLINLEQMLPRKTRVIRVMPNTPVLVRSGASVFSCGTSTRSEDATLTKRLFTAVGLCEEVPEVLIDACTGLSGSGPAYMYIAMEALADGGVKMGIPRDLAYKLSAQTLIGAAKMVLETGRHPGALKDDVCSPAGSTIQAVYFLEKSGFRSSLMEAVQAATLKSKQTGRKE from the exons ATGATTAAAGAAAAGACTCTTCGAATTGGATTCATTGGTTGTGGAAAGATGGCCCAGGCATTAGCTAAAGGATTTATCGCGTCTG GGATCACACGATCTGAAAATATAATTGGAAGTTCCCCTAGGATAGATTCAATGTTCATCGAGGAATTCTCG GCCATTGGTTGTTCCACTACACATGAAAACGCGCAG GTCGTCGAGCAGGCAGATGTAATTATTGTCGCGACAAAGCCTCCTTTGGTTCCAAAAGTGCTCACAGAAATAAATCCG GTGGTAAATAGTGACAATCTTATTGTATCCATCGCCATGGGCATTCCTTTGATAAATCTTGAACAG ATGCTGCCAAGGAAAACAAGAGTCATCCGTGTAATGCCAAATACGCCT GTTTTAGTTCGTTCTGGGGCGAGCGTGTTTAGCTGCGGAACGTCTACGAGATCTGAAGATGCGACGTTGACCAAGCGCTTATTCACAGCTGTGGGTCTTTGTGAGGAAGTTCCGGAAGT GCTTATTGACGCATGCACAGGCCTTTCTGGATCAGGCCCAGCCTAC ATGTACATAGCTATGGAAGCCTTGGCCGACGGAG GCGTAAAAATGGGAATTCCTAGGGACCTAGCGTACAAACTCTCAGCACAGACATTGATTGGTGCTGCGAAAATGGTCCTTGAAACCGGGCGCCATCCTGGTGCATTGAAAGACGACGTTTGTAGTCCTGCCG GATCCACTATTCAAGCGGTTTATTTCCTGGAAAAATCTGGATTTCGCTCAAGTCTGATGGAGGCAGTCCAAGCCGCAACGCTGAAATCCAAGCAAACGGGAAGAAAAGAGTAA